One Pygocentrus nattereri isolate fPygNat1 chromosome 12, fPygNat1.pri, whole genome shotgun sequence DNA window includes the following coding sequences:
- the LOC108442216 gene encoding adhesion G protein-coupled receptor E3-like: protein MFIDAVLLFISANNLTKISSRQKKMLGWKYLTVIGYAIPLLVVGVSVAAVPDGYSSEECWLTNNRGFYWSFLGLVYFILAVNMILFIAIIITVTFSLKSLNNEILQSKQTQDDKKLIRTVLFKTMAQFFILGCPWILGLSISSSIVLEIIFVILISQQGTVIFLVHCVLNKEVRQQYRQWLHTCCPCKKATNIKDDQMTEATCPSTNAHSA, encoded by the exons ATGTTCATTGATGCTGTTCTGCTCTTCATCTCTGCAAATAACCTCACAAAGATCAGTTCAAGGCAGAAGAAGATGCTTGGCTGGAAATATCTGACTGTGATTGGATACGCTATTCCTCTGCTTGTGGTGGGTGTGTCTGTTGCAGCGGTGCCTGATGGATACAGCAGTGAAGA atGCTGGCTTACCAATAACAGAGGCTTTTACTGGAGTTTCTTGGGCCTTGTGTATTTTATACTTGCA GTAAATATGATTCTCTTCATcgccatcatcatcactgtcacttTCAGTCTGAAAAGCCTAAACAATGAGATCCTGCAGAGCAAACAAACTCAGGATGATAAGAAACTCATCAGAACTGTGCTGTTTAAAACCATGGCCCAGTTTTTCATCCTCGGTTGCCCCTGGATACTGGGTTTGTCCATCAGTAGCAGTATCGTACTGGAGATCATCTTTGTGATTCTCATCTCCCAGCAGGGCACCGTAATCTTCCTGGTCCACTGTGTCCTCAACAAAGAG GTCAGGCAGCAGTACAGGCAGTGGTTACACACTTGCTGTCCATGCAAAAAGGCCACCAACATTAAAGATGACCAAATGACAGAAGCAACATGTCCATCTACTAATGCCCACTCAGCTTGA